In Paenibacillus guangzhouensis, a single window of DNA contains:
- a CDS encoding aldo/keto reductase yields the protein MKTIAIEAMLEGRPIRHLVAQLIMGSGNFLRRDDAEHIDLMFDTFLRVGGNLIDTAHQYGRCERKIGEWIDRSGRRSELKILTKGAHHDDGEPGPRVNPKAITKDLLESLERLRTDHVELYALHRDDPSVEVAPIMEVLNEHLEAGRIHAIGASNWTHERIQEANDYAATHGLIGFTFNSPNLSLAKCRVPRWEGCVSAGRDMCEWHTRNQLPLLSWSSQAGGFFTGRFTPDVQDDAEMVKVYYTKDNWERYARADQLAQGKGVSRMQIALSYVLHQPFPTAALVGMETVDEVLSSAAGLMVTLTEHEVRWLDLLKGGEGDAE from the coding sequence ATGAAGACGATTGCGATTGAAGCGATGTTGGAAGGCCGTCCTATCAGGCATCTCGTCGCTCAATTGATTATGGGATCAGGCAATTTCTTGCGGCGAGATGATGCTGAGCACATTGATCTGATGTTCGATACCTTCCTTCGCGTAGGCGGCAATCTGATCGATACGGCGCATCAATATGGGCGCTGTGAGCGCAAGATCGGCGAGTGGATTGATCGCTCCGGTAGACGCAGCGAATTGAAGATCCTCACGAAGGGAGCTCATCATGACGATGGGGAGCCTGGGCCGCGCGTGAATCCAAAGGCGATCACGAAGGATCTGCTCGAGAGCTTGGAACGCCTCCGGACCGATCATGTGGAACTCTACGCGCTGCATCGTGATGATCCATCGGTTGAAGTTGCCCCGATTATGGAGGTCTTGAATGAACATCTAGAAGCCGGACGCATCCATGCTATAGGCGCATCGAATTGGACGCATGAGCGGATCCAGGAGGCGAATGACTATGCGGCTACGCATGGACTCATCGGGTTCACGTTCAACAGCCCGAACCTGAGCTTAGCCAAATGCCGGGTCCCACGCTGGGAAGGCTGCGTCTCGGCTGGCCGCGACATGTGCGAGTGGCATACGCGTAACCAGCTGCCGTTGTTGTCTTGGTCCTCGCAGGCAGGCGGGTTTTTCACGGGCCGCTTCACGCCGGATGTGCAGGACGATGCCGAGATGGTGAAAGTGTACTATACGAAGGACAATTGGGAGCGGTATGCGCGAGCGGATCAGCTCGCGCAGGGGAAAGGCGTCAGCCGGATGCAGATTGCGCTCTCCTACGTGCTGCATCAACCGTTTCCGACGGCGGCGCTGGTTGGGATGGAGACGGTGGACGAAGTGTTGTCTTCCGCTGCGGGGCTTATGGTGACGTTAACGGAGCACGAAGTTCGATGGCTGGATTTGCTCAAAGGAGGCGAAGGGGATGCGGAATAA
- a CDS encoding sugar phosphate isomerase/epimerase family protein, giving the protein MRNKFAAQLFTLREACKQDFYGTLRTLKDIGWLAVQIDGLHGYPAEEIASVLRETGLSVAGMHVSLARMNHELEAVIREAELFATPYIYCNSVPGALQNEEGYRQLKRELLTVAGKVHEKGLYIGHHNHDFEFHTVVDGKAAMDYVLDPEEQGALLPEFDTYWIQKAGLDPLTYISTYAGRRLPILHFKDMTSDERQYFTEIGAGCIDFEPILTWGEANGVEYYAIEQDYCPGNPFDSLAQSLDYLLRLTRGK; this is encoded by the coding sequence ATGCGGAATAAGTTCGCTGCGCAGTTATTTACGCTGCGAGAAGCTTGCAAGCAAGATTTCTACGGAACGTTGCGTACGCTGAAGGATATAGGCTGGCTTGCGGTGCAGATTGACGGATTACACGGTTATCCGGCTGAAGAGATCGCTTCAGTGCTGAGGGAGACGGGGTTGTCCGTAGCGGGGATGCACGTTAGTCTCGCGCGAATGAATCATGAACTGGAGGCGGTGATCCGCGAAGCGGAGTTGTTCGCGACACCTTACATCTACTGCAATTCGGTTCCGGGTGCGTTACAGAACGAAGAAGGGTATCGACAATTGAAACGGGAACTGCTGACGGTAGCGGGGAAGGTTCACGAGAAGGGTCTTTATATCGGACATCACAATCATGACTTCGAATTCCATACGGTTGTCGACGGGAAGGCAGCAATGGATTATGTGTTGGATCCGGAAGAGCAAGGAGCCTTGCTGCCGGAATTCGATACGTACTGGATTCAGAAGGCGGGTCTTGATCCGCTTACCTATATTTCAACGTACGCAGGTCGACGGCTCCCAATTTTGCATTTCAAAGATATGACTTCGGATGAGCGGCAATATTTTACGGAAATTGGCGCGGGATGCATCGATTTCGAACCCATTCTCACATGGGGCGAGGCGAATGGCGTCGAATATTACGCGATCGAACAGGATTATTGCCCGGGTAATCCTTTTGACAGCTTGGCACAGTCGTTAGATTATTTGTTGCGGCTTACGCGCGGGAAATAA
- a CDS encoding DUF441 domain-containing protein: protein MANIDTPSLILLLFAALGLFSGNSTVTIAMVVLLLLRVTHMDQIFPWIEKYGLTIGIIILTIGVMAPIASGKMSLDTMLHSFLNWKSILAILIGVLVSYLGGRGVTLMGNQPTLVAGLLIGTVLGVAIFGGVPVGPLIAAGILSLLIGKM, encoded by the coding sequence ATGGCCAACATTGACACACCTTCCCTAATCTTATTGCTATTCGCGGCGCTCGGTCTATTCAGCGGCAACTCTACCGTCACGATAGCCATGGTCGTTCTGCTGCTATTGCGTGTTACGCATATGGACCAAATTTTCCCATGGATAGAGAAATACGGCCTCACGATCGGGATCATCATCTTAACGATCGGCGTCATGGCTCCGATTGCGAGCGGCAAGATGAGCCTCGACACGATGCTCCATTCCTTCCTGAATTGGAAGTCGATCCTCGCGATCCTAATTGGGGTTCTCGTCTCCTACCTTGGCGGACGCGGCGTCACACTAATGGGCAACCAGCCTACGCTTGTCGCAGGCCTGCTCATCGGAACCGTACTCGGCGTAGCGATCTTCGGCGGCGTTCCTGTCGGACCGCTCATTGCCGCAGGAATCTTATCTTTATTAATCGGCAAAATGTAG
- a CDS encoding helix-turn-helix domain-containing protein — protein MTVTETSEGTLEVLLVDYAKHYRPYDNRERSRLPHYLIRLQTEGSAHVWVNDHFELVEPGDLLLYREGDIYELKIGFQHPASNEVLPKINSMDYFLMIRGSWVEEWWNQRERKPKTRIRLDDRLITLWRQMIQEKRRFHDSMEEIVQYFTKSFFLMLDRLLEESNVSIAKSKYVPICNHMKDYIEQHAAESITLQDVADHAKLSVSRAGHLFKEVFGQTIMDYAIEVRISTARERIEFSKMTLEQIAELCGFQSYTYFHRTFKTRTGLSPSEYRELNTLK, from the coding sequence ATGACTGTTACCGAAACAAGCGAAGGCACGCTCGAAGTATTGCTCGTGGACTACGCCAAACATTATCGACCCTATGATAACCGGGAACGCAGCCGTCTGCCGCACTACCTGATTCGTCTTCAGACCGAAGGTTCAGCACACGTATGGGTGAATGATCATTTCGAGTTAGTCGAACCCGGCGACCTCCTCCTGTATCGAGAAGGCGATATCTATGAGCTCAAGATCGGATTCCAGCACCCAGCCTCGAACGAGGTTCTGCCGAAGATCAATAGCATGGACTACTTCCTCATGATTCGCGGCAGCTGGGTGGAAGAGTGGTGGAACCAACGCGAGCGCAAGCCGAAGACAAGGATTCGATTGGATGATCGTCTCATCACGCTCTGGCGTCAGATGATTCAGGAGAAGCGCCGCTTTCATGATTCAATGGAAGAAATTGTGCAGTATTTCACCAAATCTTTCTTTTTGATGCTCGACCGTCTGTTGGAAGAATCCAACGTCTCGATCGCCAAATCCAAATACGTTCCGATCTGCAACCATATGAAAGACTACATCGAACAGCATGCCGCCGAATCGATCACATTGCAGGACGTTGCGGATCATGCAAAGCTCAGTGTATCTCGTGCAGGGCACCTATTCAAAGAGGTTTTCGGACAGACGATCATGGACTACGCCATCGAGGTGCGAATCTCGACCGCCAGGGAACGGATCGAATTCAGCAAAATGACGCTCGAGCAGATCGCCGAGCTGTGCGGATTCCAGAGCTATACGTATTTCCACCGGACCTTCAAGACGCGGACAGGCCTTAGCCCAAGCGAATACCGCGAACTGAATACACTCAAATAA
- a CDS encoding sugar phosphate isomerase/epimerase family protein, translating to MMKIGLQLYTLREETSRDFVGTLRKVAEIGYEGVEFAGYGGMAAEELKALLDELNLVSIGAHVGLDRVRNHLDEEIAFHKVLGSEYIACPYLSAEERGSLSSLMEITKIFKDATRKCAEHGLQFGYHNHDFEFTEQIGNKTVFDSIFELTAPAPMFVELDACWVHHAGFDPSEYMMKYAGRVPLVHLKDLVTNEDGSAKTVILGTGEMELDEVIATAKLTGVEWLIVEQDMCQIDPIESVTQSMQWARAHRK from the coding sequence ATGATGAAGATTGGGCTACAGTTATATACGTTACGTGAGGAGACAAGTCGTGATTTTGTAGGAACTTTGCGTAAAGTTGCAGAAATCGGCTATGAAGGTGTCGAATTTGCAGGGTATGGCGGCATGGCTGCCGAAGAGTTAAAGGCATTGTTAGATGAATTGAACCTTGTGTCGATCGGTGCGCATGTGGGCTTGGATCGCGTTCGCAATCATTTGGATGAAGAGATCGCCTTCCATAAGGTTCTTGGAAGTGAATATATTGCTTGCCCGTACTTGTCCGCTGAGGAGCGTGGGTCGCTTAGTTCTTTGATGGAAATTACGAAGATTTTCAAAGACGCAACCCGCAAGTGTGCGGAGCATGGTCTTCAATTTGGTTATCATAATCATGATTTTGAATTCACGGAGCAAATCGGGAATAAGACGGTGTTCGATTCGATCTTCGAATTAACCGCTCCCGCGCCGATGTTCGTTGAACTTGACGCTTGCTGGGTTCACCATGCAGGGTTTGATCCGTCCGAATATATGATGAAATATGCCGGCCGCGTGCCTCTCGTTCATTTGAAAGATTTGGTGACGAACGAGGATGGCTCCGCGAAGACGGTGATTCTCGGAACAGGCGAGATGGAACTGGATGAAGTGATCGCGACGGCGAAGCTGACTGGTGTCGAATGGTTGATCGTTGAACAGGATATGTGCCAGATTGACCCGATCGAGAGCGTAACGCAGAGCATGCAATGGGCGCGTGCGCACCGCAAATAA
- a CDS encoding Gfo/Idh/MocA family protein → MSKIYRIAIIGCGGIANGKHMPSLKKLKNIEMVAFCDIIPERAEKAAKEYGSEDAKVYTDYNEVFADKTIDVVHVCTPNDSHAEISIAAMEADKHVMCEKPMAKTAADARRMVEVAKSTGKKLTVGYNNRFRTDSRYLKEVCEAGDLGEIYFAKAHAIRRRAVPTWGVFLDEEKQGGGPLIDIGTHALDLTLWMMNNYKPKAVLGTAFHKLSSRENAANAWGPWDPSKFTVEDSAFGMITMENGATIMLESSWALNVVKSGEAICTLCGTEGGADMWDGLTINGEKHSKLYDQKIQLGASGVAFYDGASEDAPDVEMRLWIDAIEQDKDPVVTAEQACVVSEILEAIYESSKTGKAIYFNN, encoded by the coding sequence ATGTCTAAAATTTACCGTATTGCAATTATCGGCTGTGGTGGGATCGCGAACGGCAAACATATGCCAAGTCTTAAAAAATTGAAAAATATCGAGATGGTAGCTTTCTGCGATATCATTCCTGAGCGTGCAGAAAAAGCGGCAAAAGAGTATGGTTCTGAGGATGCGAAAGTCTATACCGACTACAATGAAGTATTCGCGGACAAAACAATCGACGTCGTACACGTATGTACGCCAAATGATTCCCATGCTGAGATTTCGATCGCGGCGATGGAAGCAGACAAACACGTTATGTGTGAGAAGCCAATGGCAAAGACCGCTGCTGATGCGCGCCGTATGGTTGAAGTTGCGAAATCGACTGGCAAAAAGCTTACAGTGGGATACAACAACCGTTTCCGTACAGACAGCCGTTATTTGAAAGAAGTATGTGAAGCAGGAGACCTAGGTGAAATTTACTTTGCGAAGGCTCACGCGATTCGTCGTCGTGCAGTACCAACGTGGGGCGTATTCTTGGATGAAGAGAAACAAGGCGGCGGACCACTTATCGATATCGGTACACATGCGCTTGACTTGACACTATGGATGATGAACAACTACAAGCCAAAAGCAGTTCTTGGTACTGCATTCCATAAACTATCGAGCCGTGAAAATGCAGCTAACGCATGGGGCCCATGGGATCCATCGAAATTTACTGTAGAAGATTCCGCATTCGGGATGATCACGATGGAGAATGGTGCAACGATTATGCTCGAGTCCAGCTGGGCACTTAACGTAGTGAAATCCGGTGAGGCAATCTGTACGCTATGCGGAACAGAGGGCGGCGCTGACATGTGGGATGGTCTTACAATTAACGGCGAGAAACACAGCAAATTGTATGATCAGAAGATCCAACTTGGCGCAAGCGGCGTAGCGTTCTATGATGGCGCTTCGGAAGATGCTCCAGATGTGGAAATGCGTCTATGGATCGATGCAATCGAGCAGGATAAAGATCCTGTCGTAACGGCTGAGCAAGCTTGCGTGGTATCCGAGATTCTTGAAGCGATCTATGAGTCTTCCAAAACAGGCAAAGCGATCTACTTCAACAACTAA
- a CDS encoding sugar phosphate isomerase/epimerase family protein, whose amino-acid sequence MKLGVFAVLFAQKPLEEALDYIQSKGLQAVEIGTGGYPGNSHCKPEELLADAGKLKAFKQAFDSRGLTISALSCHGNALHPQKDIAKPFHDDFMRTVELAERLEVPVVNGFSGCPGDHEGAKYPNWPVAPWPGDYQEILDWQWSNKVIPYWTETGKYASDRGVKIALELHGGFSVHTPANLLRLREAVGEVIGANLDPSHMWWQGIDPVQAIHILGRENAIHHFHAKDTSIDPINVNKHGVTDMQSYALMLDRAWQFRTVGYGHDMKVWADIMSALRLVGYDYVVSIEHEDGLMSVDEGFTKAVENLNQVLIREPLGEMWWV is encoded by the coding sequence ATGAAATTAGGCGTATTCGCTGTATTATTTGCTCAAAAGCCGCTTGAAGAAGCGCTTGACTATATTCAAAGCAAAGGCTTGCAAGCCGTCGAGATCGGTACAGGAGGCTACCCGGGGAACAGTCACTGCAAACCGGAAGAGCTGCTCGCTGACGCGGGCAAACTAAAAGCGTTCAAGCAAGCATTCGATTCCCGTGGGTTAACGATCAGTGCGCTTAGCTGCCATGGCAATGCATTGCATCCGCAGAAGGATATCGCAAAGCCGTTCCATGATGATTTCATGCGCACGGTCGAGCTTGCGGAGCGTCTAGAAGTGCCTGTAGTGAACGGATTCTCTGGCTGCCCTGGCGATCATGAGGGTGCGAAGTATCCGAACTGGCCGGTTGCGCCTTGGCCGGGAGACTACCAAGAAATTCTCGACTGGCAATGGTCGAACAAAGTAATTCCTTATTGGACAGAGACAGGGAAATACGCTTCAGACCGTGGCGTCAAAATCGCGCTGGAATTGCACGGCGGATTCTCCGTGCACACACCTGCGAACCTGCTTCGCCTTCGTGAAGCGGTTGGTGAAGTGATCGGCGCGAACCTGGATCCGAGCCATATGTGGTGGCAAGGTATTGATCCGGTGCAAGCGATCCATATCTTGGGCCGCGAGAACGCAATTCACCACTTCCATGCGAAAGACACGTCGATCGATCCGATCAACGTGAACAAACATGGTGTGACGGATATGCAATCCTATGCGCTAATGCTGGATCGTGCTTGGCAGTTCCGTACGGTAGGTTATGGTCATGACATGAAGGTATGGGCGGACATCATGAGTGCGCTTCGCCTTGTGGGCTATGACTATGTCGTAAGTATTGAACACGAAGATGGCTTGATGTCGGTGGATGAGGGCTTCACGAAAGCCGTCGAGAACTTGAATCAAGTCTTGATTAGAGAGCCGTTAGGCGAAATGTGGTGGGTGTAA
- a CDS encoding M24 family metallopeptidase: protein MVNRIEQLYKLMQTSGMSTLLITEPKHVYYFTGFACDPHERFLGLIVSTEQEPVLIVPALDEEAASQSSSVKRIATHTDTDNPYAILKQHLPASIQSLGIEKEHLSVVRYEALSAVVQANTYIDAGDMLRSLRMRKSADEITRMKEAVRLVEAALHNVVSQVKIGVTEIELVAELEYQMKKLGAEGPSFDTMVLAGEKSALPHGNPGTRKIQANELLLFDLGVYANGYASDITRTFAVGEIDDQLKEIYNTTLQANLAAIAAVRPGVTYASIDRAARQVIEDKGYGPYFMHRLGHGLGMDVHEYPGVHANNEDLLQEGVVFTIEPGIYLPNRGGVRIEDDVVVTADGIEILTTYPKELTVIGG from the coding sequence ATGGTGAACCGCATCGAGCAACTCTATAAACTAATGCAAACAAGTGGCATGTCCACCCTATTAATTACGGAACCAAAGCATGTCTACTACTTCACGGGCTTCGCATGCGATCCGCACGAACGCTTCCTCGGCTTGATCGTCTCGACCGAACAAGAGCCTGTGCTTATCGTGCCAGCGCTAGATGAAGAAGCTGCATCACAATCTTCCTCCGTGAAGCGTATTGCGACACACACGGATACGGACAACCCGTACGCGATCTTGAAGCAGCACCTACCTGCCTCGATCCAATCGCTAGGTATCGAGAAGGAACACCTGTCGGTTGTTCGTTACGAAGCCTTGAGCGCCGTTGTCCAAGCGAATACGTATATCGATGCAGGTGACATGCTCCGCAGCTTGCGCATGCGCAAGTCCGCAGATGAGATTACTCGGATGAAGGAAGCGGTACGACTCGTTGAAGCTGCACTGCATAACGTAGTCAGCCAAGTGAAAATCGGCGTGACCGAGATCGAACTCGTGGCAGAGCTCGAGTATCAGATGAAGAAGCTCGGCGCCGAAGGTCCTTCCTTCGATACGATGGTGCTCGCAGGTGAGAAATCTGCATTGCCGCATGGTAACCCAGGCACGCGCAAGATCCAAGCGAACGAGCTGCTGCTGTTCGACCTTGGCGTCTATGCCAACGGCTACGCATCCGACATTACGCGAACGTTCGCTGTAGGCGAGATTGATGATCAACTGAAGGAGATCTACAATACGACGCTGCAAGCGAATCTCGCGGCGATTGCAGCCGTACGTCCAGGCGTGACCTACGCCTCCATTGACCGCGCTGCGCGTCAAGTGATCGAAGACAAAGGCTATGGCCCGTACTTCATGCACCGCCTCGGTCATGGCCTCGGTATGGATGTACACGAATATCCTGGCGTTCACGCGAACAACGAAGACCTGCTACAGGAAGGCGTCGTTTTCACGATTGAACCAGGCATTTACCTGCCTAACCGCGGCGGCGTCCGGATCGAAGACGATGTCGTCGTGACGGCAGACGGCATCGAAATTCTGACGACCTATCCGAAAGAACTAACGGTCATCGGCGGATAG